The Papaver somniferum cultivar HN1 unplaced genomic scaffold, ASM357369v1 unplaced-scaffold_107, whole genome shotgun sequence genome includes a region encoding these proteins:
- the LOC113328111 gene encoding F-box protein DOR-like: MENFNRLPFDITLDIFTRLPTELVVECKVVSKTWRDLIQHPLFSQMHFNRLNHYADPGKLSFLALNENDQLHYFEYTENHETHISRRINLTPPFEYFSVVGSFNGLICFSDLEERFCICNPMTKEYVILPKPKKNFRGYRYWLCGFGYLPSTNEYNVVAIHKENLDPGLIHVMLYTLGRGNGWRNVGKFESEVLNVYGRNSVCCNGSLYWRHGKRRIISVFDLSDENFSELQLPPTPTDFLQSSYGSPYKFGVLGEYLFCRQTYYKSYTGQSSDAFWLYKKRNDDDDIKGNVEPYQSWGWTDEFQLPEGQQPLAFTKSGEIVSYSSGCLNIYDPKASTSIISSNGYWQQNCWGYLHMTTEYYWNSLIVDYVARFIQIDPFFPKVQIGQNITDNVDCFLTLALRCMDLPLPKSTYCARTGIHLIEIYNSEI; the protein is encoded by the exons ATGGAGAATTTTAACCGCCTTCCGTTTGATATTACATTAGACATTTTCACGCGATTACCAACTGAATTAGTTGTAGAATGCAAAGTGGTATCCAAAACATGGAGAGATCTTATTCAACATCCATTATTTTCTCAGATGCACTTTAATCGTCTCAATCATTATGCTGATCCTGGTAAGTTGAGTTTTCTGGCTTTGAATGAGAATGATCAACTCCACTATTTTGAATATACTGAGAATCATGAGACACATATAAGTAGAAGGATCAATCTAACACCTCCGTTTGAATATTTTTCTGTGGTTGGTTCGTTTAATGGTTTGATATGTTTTAGTGATCTGGAAGAAAGATTTTGTATCTGTAACCCCATGACAAAAGAGTATGTTATTCttcctaaacctaaaaaaaactttCGTGGGTATAGATATTGGTTGTGCGGATTCGGTTACCTTCCTTCAACCAATGAATATAACGTTGTCGCAATTCATAAAGAAAACCTTGACCCTGGTTTAATACACGTCATGTTATATACTCTTGGCCGTGGCAATGGATGGAGAAATGTTGGGAAGTTTGAGTCTGAAGTTCTCAATGTTTACGGCAGAAATAGTGTCTGTTGTAATGGATCTCTTTATTGGAGGCACGGTAAAAGAAGAATTATTTCTGTCTTCGATTTGTCTGATGAAAACTTTAGCGAACTGCAGCTTCCACCAACTCCAACTGATTTCCTACAAAGCAGTTATGGGAGTCCCTATAAATTTGGGGTTCTTGGTGAGTATTTGTTCTGTAGGCAGACGTATTACAAATCCTACACAGGACAATCATCTGATGCCTTTTGGCTATATAAGAAAAGAAATGATGATGATGACATAAAAGGGAATGTGGAACCATATCAGTCTTGGGGTTGGACTGATGAGTTTCAACTTCCAGAAGGACAACAACCATTAGCCTTTACGAAGAGTGGTGAAATCGTAAGCTACAGTTCTGGTTGTCTCAATATTTATGATCCAAAAGCTTCTACCTCG ATTATTTCGTCAAATGGATATTGGCAGCAGAATTGCTGGGGATATCTGCATATGACAACAGAATATTACTGGAATTCACTTATTGTTGACTATGTTGCTAGGTTTATTCAGATAGACCCCTTCTTTCCCAAAGTACAAATTGGACAGAATATTACTGACAATGTTGACTGTTTTTTAACTCTAGCTCTGAGGTGCATGGACTTGCCTTTGCCGAAAAGTACCTACTGTGCTAGAACTGGAATTCACCTTATAGAAATTTACAACAGTGAGATTTAG